In the genome of Amyelois transitella isolate CPQ chromosome 25, ilAmyTran1.1, whole genome shotgun sequence, one region contains:
- the LOC106137157 gene encoding catenin delta-2 isoform X1: MDSVKKIHSGTLYRNGPVDGAYGPQHSPVSRSDASTEDAELSAALAHQHHLAMQAGEYPGVGGGMEPDYERYVSSPATHYNHMGHLTMAPSQKYPHVMESVSVAGGGSYAGAGGAGHYGTYGHYGAAYPSQPYLVDAPAQVPNYMGQEYGEGGGSASPRSTSPGALPQHNLHLQQRYDSASLEQLGRHYCVTSPRGEYAGDAYGYQHYPATYDTQPHQGNQFKDSQNGLSLGSAGGQSMYGDDEELQKQMAGMALDSYGVHGVGVGVGPREDGGGLQWRDPNLPEVIGFLNSPSDVVKANAAAYLQHLTYMDDPNKQKTRSLGGIPPLVRLVSHENPEVCRNACGALRNLSYGRQNDENKRAIRDAGGIPALMALLCRATDIEVKELVTGVIWNMSSCEDLKQSIIDDAAQVIVNKVIIPHSGWHPTNPGDTYWSTVFRNASGVLRNASSAGEYARRKLRGLPGLAEALLHAVRAAIQANAIGTKIVENCVCVLRNLSYRCQEIEDPLYDTRAPPTQSSGQARIQASASKGENLGCFGGSKKKKEGSSSSNSTSPLGKSEPDSQPLGDTPPSQLGYSVPKGTEMLWSPEVVPLYMALLQTCSNPETLEAAAGALQNLAACYWQPSIDIRAAVRKEKGLPILVELLRMEVDRVVCAVATALRNLAIDQRNKELIGKYAMRDLVQKLPSGTQQHEQGTSDDTIAAVLATLNEVIKKSGEFSRSLLEAGGVERLLNLTKQRHRHTPRVLKFAGQVLMTMWSHAELREVYRKHGWREADFLTPARAAQPRGSSNSSGQGTPSSAATGAPHSPSNANSTLSRPMASTGGTRYEDRTIRRHRENDDMPAMDVNSYQDGLGMGNPNGRPMNLQGVQAQMPMPPSSR, from the exons cAACGGTCCGGTGGACGGCGCGTACGGCCCGCAGCACAGTCCGGTGTCGCGGTCCGACGCGTCCACTGAGGACGCGGAGCTGTCTGCCGCGCTAGCTCACCAGCACCACCTGGCGATGCAG GCTGGCGAATACCCAGGCGTGGGCGGCGGCATGGAGCCGGATTACGAGAGATACGTGTCGTCGCCGGCCACGCACTATAACCACATGGGGCACCTCACTATGGCGCCCTCGCAGAAATACCCACAT GTGATGGAGTCGGTATCGGTGGCGGGAGGAGGCAGCTACGCAGGCGCGGGGGGCGCCGGTCACTACGGCACGTACGGCCACTACGGCGCCGCCTACCCGTCCCAGCCCTACCTAGTGGATGCGCCTGCGCAGGTGCCCAACTACATGGGACAG GAGTACGGAGAAGGTGGCGGTAGTGCGTCACCCAGAAGCACTTCACCGGGCGCGTTACCACAACACAATCTACATTTACAGCAGAg GTACGACTCCGCGTCGCTGGAGCAGCTGGGGCGGCACTACTGCGTGACGTCGCCGCGCGGGGAGTACGCCGGCGACGCGTACGGCTACCAGCACTATCCCGCCACCTACGATACGCAGCCTCACCAGGGGAACCAGTTTAAG GACTCTCAGAACGGACTGAGCCTCGGCAGCGCCGGCGGCCAGTCTATGTACGGCGACGACGAGGAGTTGCAGAAACAAATGGCCGGCATGGCGCTAG ATTCATACGGCGTCCACGGCGTGGGCGTGGGCGTGGGTCCCCGCGAAGATGGCGGGGGTCTGCAATGGCGGGATCCCAACCTTCCCGAAGTCATCGGCTTTCTCAATTCTCCATCAGACGTGGTGAAGGCGAACGCTGCGGCGTATCTCCAGCATCTGACTTACATGGACGAcccaaataaacaaaagactAGGAGTTTAG GCGGCATCCCTCCTCTAGTACGCCTGGTATCGCACGAGAACCCCGAAGTCTGCCGCAACGCTTGCGGAGCCCTACGTAACTTGTCGTACGGCAGGCAGAACGACGAGAACAAGCGCGCCATACGCGACGCCGGCGGCATCCCCGCTCTCATGGCGCTGTTGTGTCGCGCCACTGACATCGAG GTGAAGGAGCTGGTGACCGGCGTGATATGGAACATGTCGTCGTGCGAGGACCTCAAGCAGTCGATCATAGACGACGCGGCGCAAGTCATCGTCAACAAGGTCATCATACCGCACTCGGGCTGGCATCCCACCAACCCGGGGGACACTTATTGGTCTACAG TGTTCCGCAACGCTTCTGGTGTGCTTCGGAACGCTTCTTCAGCGGGCGAATACGCGCGGCGAAAGCTTCGCGGTTTGCCCGGCTTGGCAGAAGCGTTACTGCACGCCGTAAGAGCCGCCATACAAGCAAACGCAATCGGCACCAAGATTGTTGAGAACTGTGTCTGTGTACTAAGAAATTTGTCTTACAG ATGTCAAGAAATAGAAGATCCTTTGTACGACACGAGAGCGCCGCCCACACAATCTTCTGGTCAAGCGAGGATACAGGCTAGTGCGTCTAAAG GAGAAAATCTCGGCTGTTTTGGAGGCagtaaaaagaagaaagaaggttCCTCCTCGTCTAACTCTACAAGTCCACTCGGCAAGAGTGAACCCGATTCCCAGCCATTGGGAGATACACCGCCTTCACAACTGGGCTACAGCGTGCCCAAGGGAACTGAAATGTTATGGTCGCCGGAG gtgGTCCCGCTATACATGGCGTTGCTACAGACGTGCTCTAACCCTGAAACTCTAGAAGCGGCGGCGGGCGCTTTACAAAACCTAGCCGCTTGTTACTGGCAGCCTTCTATAGATATCCGTGCTGCAGTGCGCAAGGAAAAAG GTCTCCCAATTCTGGTGGAACTTCTCCGAATGGAAGTGGATCGCGTAGTTTGCGCTGTGGCCACAGCTTTGAGAAATTTAGCCATCGACCAGCGGAACAAGGAGCTGATCGGGAAATACGCCATGAGAGACTTGGTGCAGAAGCTGCCTAGTGGCACGCAGCAGCACGAACAG ggTACATCTGACGATACGATAGCCGCCGTGCTGGCAACTCTGAACGAAGTCATAAAGAAGAGCGGAGAATTCTCACGGTCGCTACTGGAGGCGGGCGGCGTGGAGCGACTGCTGAACCTCACCAAGCAACGTCACCGGCACACGCCGAGAGTGCTCAAGTTCGCAG GTCAAGTCCTGATGACCATGTGGTCGCACGCGGAGCTGCGCGAGGTGTACCGCAAGCACGGCTGGCGCGAGGCCGACTTCCTCACgcccgcgcgcgccgcccAGCCCAGGGGGTCCTCCAACAGCAGCG GTCAAGGCACGCCGTCGTCCGCGGCGACCGGAGCGCCGCACTCGCCGAGCAACGCCAACAGCACGCTCAGCAGGCCCATGGCGTCCACCGGCGGCACCCGATACGAGGACCGCACTATACGCAGACATCGCGAG AACGATGACATGCCAGCTATGGACGTGAACAGCTACCAGGACGGACTGGGGATGGGGAACCCCAACGGGAGGCCGATGAACTTGCAAGGGGTACAGGCGCAGATGCCGATGCCGCCTAGCAGTCGCTAG
- the LOC106137157 gene encoding catenin delta-2 isoform X3, with amino-acid sequence MDSVKKIHSGTLYRNGPVDGAYGPQHSPVSRSDASTEDAELSAALAHQHHLAMQAGEYPGVGGGMEPDYERYVSSPATHYNHMGHLTMAPSQKYPHVMESVSVAGGGSYAGAGGAGHYGTYGHYGAAYPSQPYLVDAPAQVPNYMGQEYGEGGGSASPRSTSPGALPQHNLHLQQRYDSASLEQLGRHYCVTSPRGEYAGDAYGYQHYPATYDTQPHQGNQFKDSQNGLSLGSAGGQSMYGDDEELQKQMAGMALDSYGVHGVGVGVGPREDGGGLQWRDPNLPEVIGFLNSPSDVVKANAAAYLQHLTYMDDPNKQKTRSLGGIPPLVRLVSHENPEVCRNACGALRNLSYGRQNDENKRAIRDAGGIPALMALLCRATDIEVKELVTGVIWNMSSCEDLKQSIIDDAAQVIVNKVIIPHSGWHPTNPGDTYWSTVFRNASGVLRNASSAGEYARRKLRGLPGLAEALLHAVRAAIQANAIGTKIVENCVCVLRNLSYRCQEIEDPLYDTRAPPTQSSGQARIQASASKGENLGCFGGSKKKKEGSSSSNSTSPLGKSEPDSQPLGDTPPSQLGYSVPKGTEMLWSPEVVPLYMALLQTCSNPETLEAAAGALQNLAACYWQPSIDIRAAVRKEKGLPILVELLRMEVDRVVCAVATALRNLAIDQRNKELIGKYAMRDLVQKLPSGTQQHEQGTSDDTIAAVLATLNEVIKKSGEFSRSLLEAGGVERLLNLTKQRHRHTPRVLKFAGQVLMTMWSHAELREVYRKHGWREADFLTPARAAQPRGSSNSSER; translated from the exons cAACGGTCCGGTGGACGGCGCGTACGGCCCGCAGCACAGTCCGGTGTCGCGGTCCGACGCGTCCACTGAGGACGCGGAGCTGTCTGCCGCGCTAGCTCACCAGCACCACCTGGCGATGCAG GCTGGCGAATACCCAGGCGTGGGCGGCGGCATGGAGCCGGATTACGAGAGATACGTGTCGTCGCCGGCCACGCACTATAACCACATGGGGCACCTCACTATGGCGCCCTCGCAGAAATACCCACAT GTGATGGAGTCGGTATCGGTGGCGGGAGGAGGCAGCTACGCAGGCGCGGGGGGCGCCGGTCACTACGGCACGTACGGCCACTACGGCGCCGCCTACCCGTCCCAGCCCTACCTAGTGGATGCGCCTGCGCAGGTGCCCAACTACATGGGACAG GAGTACGGAGAAGGTGGCGGTAGTGCGTCACCCAGAAGCACTTCACCGGGCGCGTTACCACAACACAATCTACATTTACAGCAGAg GTACGACTCCGCGTCGCTGGAGCAGCTGGGGCGGCACTACTGCGTGACGTCGCCGCGCGGGGAGTACGCCGGCGACGCGTACGGCTACCAGCACTATCCCGCCACCTACGATACGCAGCCTCACCAGGGGAACCAGTTTAAG GACTCTCAGAACGGACTGAGCCTCGGCAGCGCCGGCGGCCAGTCTATGTACGGCGACGACGAGGAGTTGCAGAAACAAATGGCCGGCATGGCGCTAG ATTCATACGGCGTCCACGGCGTGGGCGTGGGCGTGGGTCCCCGCGAAGATGGCGGGGGTCTGCAATGGCGGGATCCCAACCTTCCCGAAGTCATCGGCTTTCTCAATTCTCCATCAGACGTGGTGAAGGCGAACGCTGCGGCGTATCTCCAGCATCTGACTTACATGGACGAcccaaataaacaaaagactAGGAGTTTAG GCGGCATCCCTCCTCTAGTACGCCTGGTATCGCACGAGAACCCCGAAGTCTGCCGCAACGCTTGCGGAGCCCTACGTAACTTGTCGTACGGCAGGCAGAACGACGAGAACAAGCGCGCCATACGCGACGCCGGCGGCATCCCCGCTCTCATGGCGCTGTTGTGTCGCGCCACTGACATCGAG GTGAAGGAGCTGGTGACCGGCGTGATATGGAACATGTCGTCGTGCGAGGACCTCAAGCAGTCGATCATAGACGACGCGGCGCAAGTCATCGTCAACAAGGTCATCATACCGCACTCGGGCTGGCATCCCACCAACCCGGGGGACACTTATTGGTCTACAG TGTTCCGCAACGCTTCTGGTGTGCTTCGGAACGCTTCTTCAGCGGGCGAATACGCGCGGCGAAAGCTTCGCGGTTTGCCCGGCTTGGCAGAAGCGTTACTGCACGCCGTAAGAGCCGCCATACAAGCAAACGCAATCGGCACCAAGATTGTTGAGAACTGTGTCTGTGTACTAAGAAATTTGTCTTACAG ATGTCAAGAAATAGAAGATCCTTTGTACGACACGAGAGCGCCGCCCACACAATCTTCTGGTCAAGCGAGGATACAGGCTAGTGCGTCTAAAG GAGAAAATCTCGGCTGTTTTGGAGGCagtaaaaagaagaaagaaggttCCTCCTCGTCTAACTCTACAAGTCCACTCGGCAAGAGTGAACCCGATTCCCAGCCATTGGGAGATACACCGCCTTCACAACTGGGCTACAGCGTGCCCAAGGGAACTGAAATGTTATGGTCGCCGGAG gtgGTCCCGCTATACATGGCGTTGCTACAGACGTGCTCTAACCCTGAAACTCTAGAAGCGGCGGCGGGCGCTTTACAAAACCTAGCCGCTTGTTACTGGCAGCCTTCTATAGATATCCGTGCTGCAGTGCGCAAGGAAAAAG GTCTCCCAATTCTGGTGGAACTTCTCCGAATGGAAGTGGATCGCGTAGTTTGCGCTGTGGCCACAGCTTTGAGAAATTTAGCCATCGACCAGCGGAACAAGGAGCTGATCGGGAAATACGCCATGAGAGACTTGGTGCAGAAGCTGCCTAGTGGCACGCAGCAGCACGAACAG ggTACATCTGACGATACGATAGCCGCCGTGCTGGCAACTCTGAACGAAGTCATAAAGAAGAGCGGAGAATTCTCACGGTCGCTACTGGAGGCGGGCGGCGTGGAGCGACTGCTGAACCTCACCAAGCAACGTCACCGGCACACGCCGAGAGTGCTCAAGTTCGCAG GTCAAGTCCTGATGACCATGTGGTCGCACGCGGAGCTGCGCGAGGTGTACCGCAAGCACGGCTGGCGCGAGGCCGACTTCCTCACgcccgcgcgcgccgcccAGCCCAGGGGGTCCTCCAACAGCAGCG AACGATGA
- the LOC106137157 gene encoding catenin delta-2 isoform X2, with protein MDSVKKIHSGTLYRNGPVDGAYGPQHSPVSRSDASTEDAELSAALAHQHHLAMQAGEYPGVGGGMEPDYERYVSSPATHYNHMGHLTMAPSQKYPHVMESVSVAGGGSYAGAGGAGHYGTYGHYGAAYPSQPYLVDAPAQVPNYMGQEYGEGGGSASPRSTSPGALPQHNLHLQQRYDSASLEQLGRHYCVTSPRGEYAGDAYGYQHYPATYDTQPHQGNQFKDSQNGLSLGSAGGQSMYGDDEELQKQMAGMALDSYGVHGVGVGVGPREDGGGLQWRDPNLPEVIGFLNSPSDVVKANAAAYLQHLTYMDDPNKQKTRSLGGIPPLVRLVSHENPEVCRNACGALRNLSYGRQNDENKRAIRDAGGIPALMALLCRATDIEVKELVTGVIWNMSSCEDLKQSIIDDAAQVIVNKVIIPHSGWHPTNPGDTYWSTVFRNASGVLRNASSAGEYARRKLRGLPGLAEALLHAVRAAIQANAIGTKIVENCVCVLRNLSYRCQEIEDPLYDTRAPPTQSSGQARIQASASKENLGCFGGSKKKKEGSSSSNSTSPLGKSEPDSQPLGDTPPSQLGYSVPKGTEMLWSPEVVPLYMALLQTCSNPETLEAAAGALQNLAACYWQPSIDIRAAVRKEKGLPILVELLRMEVDRVVCAVATALRNLAIDQRNKELIGKYAMRDLVQKLPSGTQQHEQGTSDDTIAAVLATLNEVIKKSGEFSRSLLEAGGVERLLNLTKQRHRHTPRVLKFAGQVLMTMWSHAELREVYRKHGWREADFLTPARAAQPRGSSNSSGQGTPSSAATGAPHSPSNANSTLSRPMASTGGTRYEDRTIRRHRENDDMPAMDVNSYQDGLGMGNPNGRPMNLQGVQAQMPMPPSSR; from the exons cAACGGTCCGGTGGACGGCGCGTACGGCCCGCAGCACAGTCCGGTGTCGCGGTCCGACGCGTCCACTGAGGACGCGGAGCTGTCTGCCGCGCTAGCTCACCAGCACCACCTGGCGATGCAG GCTGGCGAATACCCAGGCGTGGGCGGCGGCATGGAGCCGGATTACGAGAGATACGTGTCGTCGCCGGCCACGCACTATAACCACATGGGGCACCTCACTATGGCGCCCTCGCAGAAATACCCACAT GTGATGGAGTCGGTATCGGTGGCGGGAGGAGGCAGCTACGCAGGCGCGGGGGGCGCCGGTCACTACGGCACGTACGGCCACTACGGCGCCGCCTACCCGTCCCAGCCCTACCTAGTGGATGCGCCTGCGCAGGTGCCCAACTACATGGGACAG GAGTACGGAGAAGGTGGCGGTAGTGCGTCACCCAGAAGCACTTCACCGGGCGCGTTACCACAACACAATCTACATTTACAGCAGAg GTACGACTCCGCGTCGCTGGAGCAGCTGGGGCGGCACTACTGCGTGACGTCGCCGCGCGGGGAGTACGCCGGCGACGCGTACGGCTACCAGCACTATCCCGCCACCTACGATACGCAGCCTCACCAGGGGAACCAGTTTAAG GACTCTCAGAACGGACTGAGCCTCGGCAGCGCCGGCGGCCAGTCTATGTACGGCGACGACGAGGAGTTGCAGAAACAAATGGCCGGCATGGCGCTAG ATTCATACGGCGTCCACGGCGTGGGCGTGGGCGTGGGTCCCCGCGAAGATGGCGGGGGTCTGCAATGGCGGGATCCCAACCTTCCCGAAGTCATCGGCTTTCTCAATTCTCCATCAGACGTGGTGAAGGCGAACGCTGCGGCGTATCTCCAGCATCTGACTTACATGGACGAcccaaataaacaaaagactAGGAGTTTAG GCGGCATCCCTCCTCTAGTACGCCTGGTATCGCACGAGAACCCCGAAGTCTGCCGCAACGCTTGCGGAGCCCTACGTAACTTGTCGTACGGCAGGCAGAACGACGAGAACAAGCGCGCCATACGCGACGCCGGCGGCATCCCCGCTCTCATGGCGCTGTTGTGTCGCGCCACTGACATCGAG GTGAAGGAGCTGGTGACCGGCGTGATATGGAACATGTCGTCGTGCGAGGACCTCAAGCAGTCGATCATAGACGACGCGGCGCAAGTCATCGTCAACAAGGTCATCATACCGCACTCGGGCTGGCATCCCACCAACCCGGGGGACACTTATTGGTCTACAG TGTTCCGCAACGCTTCTGGTGTGCTTCGGAACGCTTCTTCAGCGGGCGAATACGCGCGGCGAAAGCTTCGCGGTTTGCCCGGCTTGGCAGAAGCGTTACTGCACGCCGTAAGAGCCGCCATACAAGCAAACGCAATCGGCACCAAGATTGTTGAGAACTGTGTCTGTGTACTAAGAAATTTGTCTTACAG ATGTCAAGAAATAGAAGATCCTTTGTACGACACGAGAGCGCCGCCCACACAATCTTCTGGTCAAGCGAGGATACAGGCTAGTGCGTCTAAAG AAAATCTCGGCTGTTTTGGAGGCagtaaaaagaagaaagaaggttCCTCCTCGTCTAACTCTACAAGTCCACTCGGCAAGAGTGAACCCGATTCCCAGCCATTGGGAGATACACCGCCTTCACAACTGGGCTACAGCGTGCCCAAGGGAACTGAAATGTTATGGTCGCCGGAG gtgGTCCCGCTATACATGGCGTTGCTACAGACGTGCTCTAACCCTGAAACTCTAGAAGCGGCGGCGGGCGCTTTACAAAACCTAGCCGCTTGTTACTGGCAGCCTTCTATAGATATCCGTGCTGCAGTGCGCAAGGAAAAAG GTCTCCCAATTCTGGTGGAACTTCTCCGAATGGAAGTGGATCGCGTAGTTTGCGCTGTGGCCACAGCTTTGAGAAATTTAGCCATCGACCAGCGGAACAAGGAGCTGATCGGGAAATACGCCATGAGAGACTTGGTGCAGAAGCTGCCTAGTGGCACGCAGCAGCACGAACAG ggTACATCTGACGATACGATAGCCGCCGTGCTGGCAACTCTGAACGAAGTCATAAAGAAGAGCGGAGAATTCTCACGGTCGCTACTGGAGGCGGGCGGCGTGGAGCGACTGCTGAACCTCACCAAGCAACGTCACCGGCACACGCCGAGAGTGCTCAAGTTCGCAG GTCAAGTCCTGATGACCATGTGGTCGCACGCGGAGCTGCGCGAGGTGTACCGCAAGCACGGCTGGCGCGAGGCCGACTTCCTCACgcccgcgcgcgccgcccAGCCCAGGGGGTCCTCCAACAGCAGCG GTCAAGGCACGCCGTCGTCCGCGGCGACCGGAGCGCCGCACTCGCCGAGCAACGCCAACAGCACGCTCAGCAGGCCCATGGCGTCCACCGGCGGCACCCGATACGAGGACCGCACTATACGCAGACATCGCGAG AACGATGACATGCCAGCTATGGACGTGAACAGCTACCAGGACGGACTGGGGATGGGGAACCCCAACGGGAGGCCGATGAACTTGCAAGGGGTACAGGCGCAGATGCCGATGCCGCCTAGCAGTCGCTAG